A portion of the Paenibacillus hamazuiensis genome contains these proteins:
- the fliP gene encoding flagellar type III secretion system pore protein FliP (The bacterial flagellar biogenesis protein FliP forms a type III secretion system (T3SS)-type pore required for flagellar assembly.), giving the protein MNTALKVTLLLFIVFSLWSQSAFAADPIPGVSVNIGNADSATGASSTVSILLLITVLSIAPGILVLMTSFTRIVIVLGFVRTSLGTQQMPPNQVLVGLALFLTFFIMAPTLGEINQNALQPYLNGQINQTTALERAALPIKQFMFEHTRQKDLKLFLDYTKADPPSGVEDTPITALIPAYAISELKTAFQMGFMIFIPFLVIDMVVASTLMAMGMMMLPPVMISLPFKILLFILVDGWYLVVKSLLLSYNS; this is encoded by the coding sequence ATAAATACCGCACTCAAAGTTACCCTGCTGCTTTTCATTGTTTTTTCGCTGTGGAGCCAATCTGCGTTTGCGGCCGACCCTATTCCGGGCGTCAGTGTCAATATTGGCAATGCCGATTCCGCAACGGGCGCTTCGAGCACGGTCTCCATTCTTTTGCTGATCACTGTACTGAGCATTGCTCCGGGCATACTCGTACTTATGACCAGCTTTACGCGCATCGTCATCGTTTTGGGCTTCGTCAGAACTTCGCTTGGGACGCAGCAGATGCCGCCAAACCAGGTACTTGTCGGATTGGCTTTGTTTTTGACCTTCTTCATTATGGCTCCGACTTTGGGCGAGATTAACCAAAATGCGCTGCAGCCTTATTTAAACGGGCAAATCAACCAAACGACCGCACTCGAAAGAGCTGCGCTGCCGATCAAGCAATTTATGTTCGAGCATACCCGGCAAAAGGACCTGAAGTTGTTTTTGGATTATACAAAGGCTGACCCGCCAAGCGGAGTGGAAGATACGCCGATAACGGCTTTGATCCCGGCTTATGCGATCAGTGAGCTGAAGACGGCGTTCCAAATGGGCTTCATGATTTTTATCCCTTTTCTTGTCATCGACATGGTGGTGGCTAGTACGCTGATGGCGATGGGCATGATGATGCTGCCGCCCGTCATGATTTCGCTGCCTTTTAAAATTTTGCTGTTCATACTGGTTGACGGCTGGTATCTCGTCGTCAAGTCGCTGCTGCTCAGCTACAACTCATGA
- a CDS encoding flagellar biosynthetic protein FliO — translation MKRLVAKISCWSAGWIIYLNGLSSKCFAEANPGTTGSVNSGAPDLYPGVSSFDTFKMIVQVIFFLIVIIGLFFLIIKFLSQKNKFFGFGRSFRSLGGVPLGTNKSIQVIELGKSLYVVGVGDNIQLLEKIDDQDEVEFIKEMLSSPANTGQSLDVFATWLNKWRGRKQEEDLEEVNSSFQQVFMSKMQNVTNRKKMVEQLMDEQKADRLNDK, via the coding sequence TTGAAAAGACTCGTTGCCAAAATCAGTTGTTGGTCTGCCGGATGGATCATCTACTTAAATGGTTTGAGCTCGAAGTGTTTCGCCGAAGCTAACCCGGGAACAACCGGATCCGTAAACAGCGGGGCCCCGGATTTGTATCCTGGGGTTAGCTCCTTCGATACGTTTAAGATGATCGTTCAAGTTATTTTTTTTCTTATCGTTATTATCGGATTATTTTTCTTAATTATTAAGTTTTTATCGCAAAAAAATAAATTTTTTGGCTTCGGCCGATCGTTCCGTTCCTTAGGCGGGGTACCGCTCGGTACGAATAAATCGATTCAGGTCATCGAGCTTGGGAAATCCCTTTATGTCGTAGGAGTGGGAGACAACATTCAGCTCCTCGAAAAGATCGATGATCAGGACGAGGTGGAGTTTATCAAAGAGATGCTGTCCAGCCCGGCGAACACGGGACAAAGCTTGGATGTATTCGCAACCTGGCTGAACAAATGGAGAGGCCGGAAGCAAGAGGAAGATTTGGAAGAAGTGAATTCGTCATTTCAGCAAGTATTTATGAGCAAAATGCAAAACGTAACCAATCGCAAAAAGATGGTCGAACAATTAATGGATGAACAAAAAGCAGATCGGTTGAATGATAAGTAA
- a CDS encoding response regulator gives MANRILIVDDAAFMRMMIRDILTKNGYEVVGEANDGAQAIEKFKELRPDLITMDITMPEMDGINALKEIKKIDPNAKVIMCSAMGQQAMVIDAIQAGAKDFIVKPFQADRVIEAIKKTLG, from the coding sequence ATGGCTAACCGAATTTTAATTGTGGACGATGCAGCGTTTATGAGAATGATGATCCGTGATATCCTTACGAAAAACGGCTACGAAGTAGTTGGGGAAGCAAACGACGGCGCCCAGGCTATTGAAAAATTCAAGGAGCTGCGCCCCGACCTGATAACGATGGATATTACGATGCCGGAAATGGATGGCATCAACGCACTTAAGGAAATCAAGAAAATTGACCCTAACGCCAAAGTGATCATGTGTTCCGCTATGGGACAGCAGGCAATGGTTATCGATGCGATTCAAGCGGGGGCAAAAGACTTCATTGTGAAGCCGTTCCAGGCAGATCGCGTTATCGAGGCTATTAAAAAGACGTTGGGATAA
- the fliY gene encoding flagellar motor switch phosphatase FliY: MTNNKDYLSQEEIDALLRQTSEDSGDGGGQGSFGLSIDSYLSSLEQDALGEIGNITFGSAATALSTLLGKKVDITTPKVSIIAQEELHKEFPKPHVAVHVNYVDGFDGINLLVIKTRDAQVIADLMMGGDGHVQEGAELSEIHVSAVQEAMNQMMGSSATSMSTIFNRFVNISPPGIDIMNLAQGKGADSLPEEDVFIKISFRLTIGDLIDSTIMQLLPVQFAKDMVSILMGGGDTSVQDTAPVPAPAEKEPVHTPPPAQHQAPPMPDPYAQPDYGYQQPMYQQPPMAPQQPMYQQPYPPQQPVYQQQPPPTYGAMNRNVNVQPAQFGGFGPPPFTQAEETNLNLLLDIPLKVTVELGRTHKVIKDILELSQGSIIELDKLAGEPVDIMVNNKLIAKGEVVVIDENFGVRVTDIVSQWDRIQKLQ; the protein is encoded by the coding sequence ATGACGAATAATAAAGATTATTTGTCACAAGAGGAGATCGACGCCTTGCTTCGGCAGACGTCGGAGGATAGCGGTGACGGCGGCGGGCAAGGTTCGTTCGGTCTGAGCATCGACAGCTATTTGTCCTCGTTGGAGCAGGATGCTTTAGGGGAAATAGGCAACATCACATTCGGAAGCGCGGCTACGGCTTTGTCTACCTTGCTTGGCAAAAAAGTCGATATCACAACGCCGAAAGTTTCCATTATCGCTCAGGAAGAGCTGCACAAGGAGTTTCCGAAACCTCATGTCGCCGTTCATGTCAATTATGTGGACGGGTTCGACGGCATCAACCTGCTTGTAATTAAAACAAGAGATGCCCAGGTGATTGCCGATTTGATGATGGGAGGAGACGGTCATGTTCAGGAAGGAGCGGAACTGAGCGAAATTCATGTCAGCGCCGTCCAGGAAGCGATGAACCAGATGATGGGATCGTCGGCCACTTCCATGTCGACGATATTCAACCGGTTCGTCAACATTTCTCCGCCCGGCATCGATATTATGAACCTGGCTCAGGGTAAAGGGGCAGATTCACTTCCAGAGGAAGACGTATTTATCAAGATTTCATTCCGGCTGACGATCGGCGATTTGATTGATTCCACGATCATGCAGCTGCTGCCTGTTCAGTTTGCCAAAGATATGGTTTCCATCCTGATGGGCGGTGGAGACACGAGTGTTCAGGATACGGCTCCTGTACCTGCTCCCGCTGAGAAGGAACCTGTTCATACTCCGCCTCCTGCGCAGCACCAGGCTCCGCCTATGCCGGACCCTTATGCGCAGCCGGATTACGGCTACCAGCAGCCGATGTACCAGCAACCGCCGATGGCACCGCAGCAGCCGATGTATCAACAGCCATATCCGCCGCAGCAGCCGGTATATCAGCAGCAGCCGCCTCCAACATACGGCGCCATGAACCGCAATGTAAACGTGCAGCCCGCACAATTCGGAGGATTCGGTCCTCCCCCCTTCACGCAGGCAGAGGAGACGAACCTGAATCTACTGCTGGACATACCGCTCAAGGTAACGGTAGAGCTGGGAAGAACGCACAAAGTCATTAAAGATATTTTAGAGCTTTCGCAAGGATCCATCATTGAGCTGGATAAGCTTGCCGGCGAACCTGTCGACATAATGGTCAACAATAAACTGATTGCCAAGGGCGAAGTCGTCGTTATCGACGAAAACTTTGGCGTCCGCGTAACGGACATTGTAAGCCAGTGGGATCGCATTCAAAAATTACAATAA
- the fliM gene encoding flagellar motor switch protein FliM produces the protein MVDVLSQNEIDALLAALSSGEMDAEELKKEETQKKVRAYDFKRAVRFSKDHIRSLTRIHENFARYLTTYFSAQLRTFVQINVVQVEQLPYDEFIRSIPKMTILNIFEAEPLEGRMVLEVHPNVAFAMLDRLLGGSGTSPSKITALTEIETIVMERIFSRAFESLQEAWKTVIDLSPRLEALETNPQFMQIVSPNETIALISLSTKIGDTTGMINLCIPHVVIEPIMPRLSVHHWFVSQKKTRAPEEITALQSRLHKAKLPIIAELGNSVISVHEFLNLSVGDVISLNKPVDELLDIKLGEKLKFRGSPGTARGKMAVQIAEIIHEGAEEHDE, from the coding sequence ATGGTAGATGTACTTTCACAGAACGAGATAGACGCCTTGCTTGCTGCGCTTTCTTCCGGTGAAATGGATGCGGAAGAACTGAAAAAAGAAGAGACGCAGAAGAAGGTCCGTGCGTACGATTTTAAAAGAGCGGTTCGATTTTCAAAAGACCACATCCGCAGTTTAACCAGAATCCATGAAAATTTTGCCCGTTATTTAACGACGTATTTTTCGGCGCAGCTCCGCACATTCGTACAAATCAATGTCGTTCAAGTGGAACAGCTGCCTTACGACGAATTTATCCGTTCCATTCCGAAGATGACGATCTTGAATATTTTCGAGGCCGAGCCGCTTGAAGGAAGGATGGTTCTGGAGGTTCACCCGAATGTGGCTTTTGCCATGCTGGATCGGCTGCTCGGAGGTTCGGGCACGTCGCCGTCAAAGATTACCGCTCTGACTGAAATTGAAACTATCGTCATGGAGCGTATATTCAGCAGAGCTTTTGAAAGCTTGCAGGAAGCCTGGAAAACGGTCATAGACCTTTCCCCCCGGCTCGAGGCGCTGGAGACGAACCCTCAGTTCATGCAAATCGTATCGCCCAACGAAACGATTGCTCTGATTTCGCTCAGCACGAAAATCGGCGATACGACCGGCATGATCAACCTTTGTATCCCTCATGTCGTCATTGAGCCGATTATGCCCAGATTGTCGGTACACCACTGGTTCGTTTCTCAGAAAAAAACGAGAGCTCCGGAGGAAATTACCGCATTGCAATCACGGCTGCATAAAGCCAAGCTGCCGATAATCGCCGAGCTCGGCAATTCTGTCATTTCCGTGCACGAATTTTTGAATTTGTCCGTCGGAGATGTCATTTCATTAAATAAACCAGTGGATGAGCTGCTTGATATCAAATTGGGAGAAAAATTGAAGTTCAGAGGCAGCCCGGGTACTGCAAGAGGCAAAATGGCCGTGCAGATCGCCGAAATTATCCACGAAGGAGCAGAAGAACATGACGAATAA
- a CDS encoding flagellar basal body-associated FliL family protein, translating into MLKSKVFIMVIAILIAITLILTAAFVLWNYMEKSTQSPQEAAQTSVKEVKPAKKLTADESKENTVIIKDILTNLSGNDKFIKASFAFELENKKAKDEFEKLDFKMKAIIIQTLADMTVEQIQGSKGADQLNAVLMNKMNPLLTQGKLVQIWITDKVLQ; encoded by the coding sequence TTGCTTAAAAGTAAAGTATTTATTATGGTGATCGCCATATTGATTGCTATAACCTTGATTTTGACTGCTGCTTTTGTTTTATGGAACTACATGGAGAAATCTACGCAGAGCCCGCAGGAAGCGGCGCAAACTTCCGTAAAGGAAGTAAAGCCTGCCAAAAAGCTGACAGCGGACGAATCGAAGGAAAATACGGTAATCATTAAAGATATTTTGACCAATTTATCCGGAAACGACAAATTTATTAAAGCGAGCTTCGCGTTCGAACTCGAAAACAAAAAAGCGAAAGACGAATTTGAGAAGCTCGACTTTAAAATGAAAGCGATCATTATCCAGACGTTGGCTGACATGACTGTTGAACAAATTCAAGGAAGCAAAGGCGCCGATCAGTTAAACGCCGTTTTGATGAACAAGATGAACCCTTTGCTTACGCAGGGCAAGTTAGTCCAAATATGGATTACCGATAAAGTGCTGCAGTAA
- a CDS encoding flagellar FlbD family protein, producing MISVSRLNGKKIVINAILIESIEETPDTMITLTNGKKIIVLEKMSDVVSLVHNYMQSIGAVNATIKSLDSEGL from the coding sequence ATGATATCCGTAAGCCGCCTCAATGGCAAAAAAATCGTGATCAACGCCATATTGATAGAATCGATCGAAGAGACCCCGGATACGATGATTACGTTAACCAACGGAAAAAAAATAATTGTTCTCGAAAAGATGAGCGATGTGGTAAGCTTAGTGCACAACTACATGCAGTCGATCGGAGCCGTCAATGCAACGATCAAGAGCTTGGATTCGGAGGGGTTGTAG
- a CDS encoding flagellar hook-basal body complex protein, giving the protein MLRSLYSGVSGMRGFQTKLDVIGNNIANVNTVGFKAGRVMFKDIMSQTISGVSASVNGDRGGVNAKQIGLGVSVSAIDTIHTPGSAMTTNVPTDLRIDGDGFFAVKGDAAQTEPYLTRAGNFIVDANNQLVTADGMFVLDSDGGTIDLDDFAPVTAYSISNSGEIITVDDQGNSNPTGRFIAVVKVSNPSGLEKIGGNLYRTTPNSMNSDTFATVADGWGNWTANNATLGTGAIISGQLEMSNVDLTAEFTEMIVAQRGFQANSRIITTSDEVLQEVVNLKR; this is encoded by the coding sequence ATGCTAAGATCCCTTTATTCGGGCGTATCCGGCATGAGAGGTTTTCAAACGAAATTGGACGTCATCGGCAATAATATCGCTAACGTCAACACGGTTGGTTTCAAAGCCGGCAGGGTTATGTTTAAAGATATTATGAGTCAGACGATTTCCGGTGTTTCAGCATCTGTTAATGGCGACAGAGGCGGAGTCAATGCGAAGCAAATCGGTCTGGGGGTTTCGGTTTCGGCGATCGATACCATTCATACTCCCGGCAGTGCGATGACCACTAACGTGCCGACGGACCTGCGCATCGACGGTGACGGATTTTTTGCAGTCAAAGGCGATGCAGCACAAACGGAGCCATATTTAACCCGCGCGGGCAATTTCATTGTCGACGCCAATAATCAGCTGGTTACCGCTGACGGCATGTTTGTATTAGACAGTGACGGCGGAACCATCGATTTGGATGATTTTGCTCCTGTCACCGCCTATTCGATCTCGAACTCCGGCGAAATCATTACGGTGGATGATCAAGGAAATTCGAATCCTACCGGGAGGTTCATTGCTGTAGTCAAAGTATCGAATCCGTCCGGTTTGGAGAAAATCGGCGGAAACCTGTATCGGACGACTCCAAACTCGATGAACAGCGATACTTTTGCAACCGTAGCTGATGGATGGGGTAACTGGACGGCTAATAACGCTACATTGGGTACAGGTGCCATCATCTCCGGCCAGCTGGAGATGTCGAACGTGGACCTGACCGCCGAATTCACTGAAATGATCGTCGCTCAGCGCGGCTTCCAGGCGAACTCGCGTATTATTACGACCTCCGACGAGGTATTGCAGGAAGTCGTTAATCTGAAGCGCTAA
- a CDS encoding TIGR02530 family flagellar biosynthesis protein, whose product MTERISVGHLYPNARPPASTKRISGQENAANTGKSFQNLLQDSLVRFSHHAEVRLQQRGIQLKPEQLAKIESAIDKAAAKGAKDSLMLLNDMALIVNIKNRTVVTALDGSSMKDNVFTQIDSAVIIS is encoded by the coding sequence ATGACCGAGCGCATATCTGTAGGACATTTATATCCCAATGCCAGACCGCCTGCTTCAACAAAACGGATTTCGGGTCAAGAAAACGCCGCGAACACGGGCAAGTCGTTCCAAAACTTACTCCAGGATTCGCTCGTCCGTTTCAGTCATCATGCCGAAGTGAGGCTGCAGCAAAGGGGAATACAGCTGAAGCCCGAGCAGCTGGCGAAAATTGAATCGGCGATCGATAAAGCTGCGGCCAAAGGCGCCAAAGATTCGCTTATGCTGCTTAATGATATGGCCCTTATCGTCAACATCAAGAACCGTACCGTCGTCACGGCGCTGGACGGTTCGTCCATGAAAGACAACGTGTTTACGCAAATCGATAGTGCGGTCATCATTTCGTAA
- a CDS encoding flagellar hook capping FlgD N-terminal domain-containing protein, which translates to MKRLSDAISTKNVWPYYSKTNVANAGTSTEKDKNSLGQDAFLKILITQLKNQDPSQPLQDKEFIAQMAQFTSVEQLTNMSNEMKLLRQSLGFASSLIGKEIAWTLKDSNGQTVTKSGVVESISVKDGVQSAEVKGEKIPLEQITKIANAGEGQ; encoded by the coding sequence GTGAAACGATTGTCTGACGCGATCAGCACGAAAAACGTTTGGCCTTATTACTCCAAAACGAACGTCGCCAACGCAGGCACTTCAACGGAAAAAGACAAAAACTCGCTTGGTCAGGACGCTTTCTTGAAAATCCTGATTACACAGCTTAAAAATCAGGATCCGTCGCAGCCGCTCCAGGATAAGGAATTTATTGCCCAAATGGCTCAGTTCACATCCGTTGAGCAGTTGACCAATATGAGCAACGAAATGAAGCTGCTGCGTCAATCTTTAGGATTTGCCTCCAGTCTTATCGGCAAAGAGATTGCTTGGACATTAAAGGACAGCAACGGGCAGACGGTGACCAAAAGCGGTGTCGTGGAATCCATTTCGGTAAAAGACGGAGTCCAATCCGCGGAAGTGAAGGGGGAGAAAATTCCTCTGGAACAGATTACTAAAATCGCGAATGCAGGGGAAGGACAATGA
- a CDS encoding flagellar hook-length control protein FliK, translating to MDIQMQTSMPAAPTAVTGGGSAGGGKPAASAADIMNNGQNGGFLSALNALMAGNGDPQTALGNLSMPELIQLVSAILPNVKDVSADQQVSIPQMEAGIAKLLEALQGDQDQAEQLVSSDGMQQLLAQIQMFLLVLPQTPSAELPDQETLKDSEDAPTLVDPLQTGDLAVLPEPLDSDLFVPLHQQLPDAKSATDKTISGQAAGQKFQVQDAKELLTVLSAVLPFTADRAEVTQLSAELQKAVASIKNAGQDAKITEPSGVNGSSDNVKISADPTVSSAIAQAKPEVGKPVVTARGQSKHAAPVEALLSNDSENSDVVVENVVTAAVPKSKLELLAAKALLSNPMIKHVIAQGDDEPQSSSANEETVTSTPSVQVHDLLKTLNPKDNSVKLPAQPVPVQRFSEEMTQFVVKNLRVTLANGLSEAKISLAPEHLGHVDVKITVHNGQVVAQFMADTVAGKEMLESQLSQLRTNLQSQGIAVDKLEVSQSPNLQSGMFQDSRGQQSQQQSGRQSKGNKSGSGFEAAADEAVQSVTGSVSGTLDNGTIDVTA from the coding sequence ATGGATATTCAAATGCAAACATCAATGCCCGCAGCTCCGACAGCCGTAACCGGCGGGGGTTCCGCCGGCGGAGGCAAGCCGGCGGCGAGCGCAGCCGACATCATGAACAACGGACAAAATGGCGGTTTTTTAAGCGCACTGAACGCACTGATGGCGGGCAATGGAGATCCGCAAACGGCGCTAGGCAATTTATCGATGCCGGAACTGATTCAATTGGTCAGCGCGATTTTGCCTAATGTGAAGGATGTTTCAGCCGACCAGCAGGTAAGCATTCCGCAGATGGAAGCGGGGATAGCCAAGCTTCTGGAAGCACTCCAAGGCGATCAGGATCAGGCTGAGCAGCTTGTTTCGAGCGACGGCATGCAGCAGCTTCTTGCGCAAATTCAAATGTTTTTGCTGGTCCTGCCGCAAACTCCGTCCGCCGAGCTGCCTGACCAGGAGACGTTGAAAGATTCGGAAGATGCACCGACTTTGGTCGATCCGCTTCAAACGGGAGACTTGGCCGTGCTGCCGGAACCGCTCGACAGCGACCTGTTCGTACCTTTGCACCAGCAGCTTCCCGATGCGAAATCCGCCACGGACAAGACGATATCTGGGCAAGCGGCAGGCCAAAAGTTTCAAGTTCAGGATGCAAAAGAACTGCTGACGGTATTATCTGCGGTACTTCCCTTTACTGCCGATCGCGCAGAAGTGACGCAATTAAGCGCTGAACTACAGAAAGCAGTTGCGTCGATAAAGAATGCGGGTCAGGACGCGAAAATAACGGAGCCTTCCGGCGTTAACGGCAGCTCCGACAATGTCAAAATTTCCGCGGATCCGACGGTTTCAAGCGCAATTGCGCAAGCGAAGCCGGAAGTGGGCAAACCGGTCGTAACGGCAAGAGGACAAAGCAAGCATGCCGCACCGGTGGAGGCTCTTCTCAGCAACGATTCGGAGAATAGCGATGTGGTCGTTGAGAACGTCGTGACTGCGGCAGTCCCCAAATCGAAATTAGAGCTGCTTGCCGCTAAAGCACTTTTGTCCAACCCGATGATCAAGCATGTCATTGCTCAAGGAGATGACGAACCCCAATCTTCTTCGGCTAACGAAGAGACGGTTACTTCGACTCCTTCGGTTCAAGTGCACGATCTTTTGAAAACGTTGAATCCGAAGGATAACTCGGTTAAGCTGCCAGCTCAGCCGGTGCCCGTTCAGCGTTTCTCCGAAGAGATGACCCAGTTTGTCGTTAAAAACTTGCGGGTGACGTTGGCTAACGGTTTATCGGAAGCAAAAATTTCGCTGGCACCTGAGCATCTCGGTCATGTCGATGTGAAAATTACCGTACATAACGGGCAGGTGGTAGCCCAATTTATGGCCGATACCGTGGCAGGCAAGGAAATGCTCGAGAGCCAGCTCAGCCAGCTCAGAACGAACCTGCAAAGCCAAGGGATTGCGGTGGATAAGCTGGAAGTGAGCCAAAGCCCGAATCTGCAATCCGGCATGTTCCAGGATTCGCGCGGACAGCAATCGCAGCAGCAATCCGGTCGTCAATCCAAAGGCAATAAATCAGGCTCCGGATTTGAGGCGGCGGCTGATGAAGCTGTTCAAAGCGTGACCGGTTCCGTATCAGGGACATTGGATAACGGCACTATCGATGTAACGGCATAA
- a CDS encoding MotE family protein, whose protein sequence is MANADVENSSSYSAFERFLIWFLIPFVFTAVLLGVLLTIFGYDIKGDVLKAAEKIPGLSKVLPAPKTNADSKTAANSQQQTEDKAQSQDQMSALVNQKLAEKDAELQKAEEAIRQRDQTIKDLQAKSSSLDDKVKQKTQSDDEYATQIQQLASLYAKMNPSKSAPIIENLTPQEQVLVLSMMKQDDRVKILEKMDAKKAADASIMLKDQVSVKDREIAALQERLKQNEAANKSTQKLSKDDLGSTFANMTPKSSATVLLEMQNSNPDKVISILSSMDSQGRSKIIAAMADISKETAALISARLAQ, encoded by the coding sequence ATGGCAAACGCGGATGTGGAAAATTCATCGTCATACAGTGCATTTGAACGTTTCTTGATATGGTTTCTCATTCCGTTTGTGTTTACGGCCGTACTGCTCGGGGTTTTGCTCACGATTTTCGGCTACGATATTAAAGGTGATGTGCTGAAGGCAGCAGAAAAAATTCCCGGACTTAGCAAAGTGCTTCCCGCACCCAAAACGAATGCCGACTCCAAGACGGCGGCAAACAGCCAGCAGCAGACGGAAGACAAGGCGCAGTCTCAGGATCAAATGTCGGCGCTGGTCAACCAGAAGCTTGCGGAGAAGGATGCGGAGCTGCAAAAGGCGGAAGAGGCGATTCGGCAGCGCGATCAAACGATCAAGGACCTGCAGGCGAAAAGTAGCTCGCTGGATGACAAAGTTAAGCAAAAGACGCAAAGCGACGATGAATATGCCACCCAAATCCAGCAGCTCGCATCCCTGTATGCGAAAATGAATCCGAGCAAATCGGCGCCGATAATTGAAAATTTGACGCCGCAGGAGCAGGTGCTTGTGCTCAGCATGATGAAACAGGACGATCGGGTGAAAATCCTCGAGAAGATGGACGCCAAAAAAGCGGCGGACGCTTCGATCATGCTGAAGGATCAGGTTTCCGTGAAGGATCGGGAAATCGCCGCATTGCAAGAGCGGTTGAAGCAGAACGAAGCGGCGAACAAATCGACGCAAAAGCTGTCCAAAGACGATCTTGGTTCCACTTTCGCGAACATGACACCGAAAAGCTCTGCAACGGTGCTGCTGGAAATGCAAAACAGCAACCCGGACAAAGTCATCTCGATTCTCAGTTCGATGGATAGTCAGGGACGTTCTAAAATCATCGCCGCCATGGCCGATATTTCCAAAGAAACCGCAGCGCTTATTTCGGCCAGACTGGCTCAATAA
- the fliJ gene encoding flagellar export protein FliJ, producing the protein MRFQYAFQKIVDLKNNERTQAEWVLSQAIGQLNSEKESLASLHSAKEEMQQELFAVTAGKTTISQLKLLQHYVDHIDQQIVLKNEHVEQAQKVVLTKQEHLTDKMVEEKVWNKAKEKAFRNFTEKLMKQEQQALDEMATNRFQRML; encoded by the coding sequence ATGCGTTTTCAGTATGCTTTTCAAAAAATCGTCGATTTGAAAAACAACGAAAGAACGCAAGCCGAATGGGTATTATCCCAAGCCATCGGCCAGCTCAATTCCGAAAAAGAATCTCTCGCGAGCCTGCATTCCGCCAAAGAGGAGATGCAGCAGGAGCTTTTTGCCGTAACTGCCGGAAAAACGACGATTTCCCAGCTTAAGCTGCTGCAGCATTACGTGGATCACATCGATCAACAAATCGTTTTGAAAAACGAGCACGTGGAGCAGGCGCAAAAGGTCGTTTTAACGAAGCAGGAGCATTTGACGGACAAAATGGTGGAAGAGAAAGTTTGGAACAAGGCGAAGGAAAAGGCTTTCCGAAATTTTACGGAGAAGCTGATGAAACAGGAACAGCAAGCCTTGGACGAAATGGCCACGAATCGATTTCAAAGGATGTTGTAG